From the Daphnia magna isolate NIES linkage group LG3, ASM2063170v1.1, whole genome shotgun sequence genome, one window contains:
- the LOC116919517 gene encoding ubiquitin-conjugating enzyme E2 J2 gives MSKHNNSATSRLKQDYLRLKKDPIPYVVAEPLPSNILEWHYVVSGPETSLYEGGYYHGKLLFPAEFPFKPPSIYMITPNGRFKPNTRLCLSISDFHPDSWNPAWSVSTILTGLLSFMLEKSPTLGSIETTDNEKRWLAEHSLKFNLGDKVFNELFPDIAAKIQKEIELRKAAAEMATNSSLPTISSAESGNNPLPFLGDRRVGRVDYPGLLANVVVIAGFTLFAFIVKHVLKSLSID, from the exons ATGAGTAAACACAACAATAGCGCAACATCCCGTTTAAAGCAGGATTATTTACGCTTGAAAAAGGACCCGATTCCGTATGTTGTCGCAGAGCCTTTACCGTCAAACATTTTGGAGTGGCATTATGTCGTCAGTGGCCCTGAAACTTCGCTTTATGAAGGAGGTTATTATCACGGAAAACTTTTATTTCCTGCAGAATTTCCATTCAAGCCTCCAA GTATCTATATGATAACACCCAATGGAAg GTTCAAACCAAATACAAG gttatgCCTATCAATCAGCGATTTTCATCCAGATTCTTGGAATCCG GCTTGGAGTGTATCGACTATTCTTACTGGATTACTGAGTTTCATG TTGGAGAAGAGCCCAACTCTGGGAAGCATTGAAACCACAGACAATGAAAAGCGGTGGCTTGCTGAACACAGTCTTAAATTCAACCTTGGAGATAAGGTGTTCAATGAACTGTTTCCAGATATTGCAGCT aaaattcaaaaggagATTGAGTTAAGAAAAGCTGCAGCCGAAATGGCAACAAATTCTTCGCTACCTACGATTAGCAGCGCAGAGAGTGGAAACAATCCTCTACCATTCCTTGGAGACCGACGGGTCGGCCGGGTGGATTACCCCGGACTACTAGCAAATGTTGTTGTGATCGCTGGCTTTACTTTATTTGCATTCATTGTCAAGCATGTACTGAAAAGTCTTAGCATAGACTAA